From Salvelinus sp. IW2-2015 linkage group LG18, ASM291031v2, whole genome shotgun sequence, a single genomic window includes:
- the LOC111978157 gene encoding serine/threonine-protein phosphatase 2A 55 kDa regulatory subunit B delta isoform, producing MAGVAGGNDFQWCFSQVKGAIDEDVAEADIISTVEFNHSGEFLATGDKGGRVVIFQHEQECKXRPHLRGEYNVYSTFQSHEPEFDYLKSLEIEEKINKIRWLPQQNSAHFLLSTNDKTIKLWKISERDKRAEGYNLKDEDGRLRDPFRITSLRVPVLMPMDLMVEASPRRVFANAHTYHINSISVNSDHQTYLSADDLRINLWHLEITDRSFNIVDIKPANMEELTEVITAAECQPNQCNVFVYSSSKGTIRLCDMRAAALCDRHTKFFEEPEDPSSRSFFSEIISSISDVKFSHSGRYMMTRDYLSVKVWDLNMESRPVETYQVHEYLRSKLCSLYENDCIFDKFECCWNGSDSAIMTGSYNNFFRMFDRNTRKDITLEASRESSKPRGTLKPRKVSTGGKRKKDEISVDSLDFNKKILHTAWHPKENVIAVAATNNLYIFQDKIN from the exons ATGGCAG GAGTTGCCGGTGGAAATGATTTTCAGTGGTGTTTCTCACAAGTGAAGGGGGCAATAGATGAAGATGTTGCGGAAG CTGATATCATCTCAACGGTTGAATTCAACCATTCTGGAGAGTTTCTAGCAACTGGAGACAAGGGAGGCAGAGTTGTCATATTTCAACATGAACAGGAG TGTAAAAKTAGACCACACCTGCGAGGGGAATACAACGTCTATAGCACATTTCAGAGTCACGAACCTGAATTTGACTACTTGAAAAGTTTAGAAATCGAggaaaaaattaacaaaataagaTGGTTACCCCAACAAAACTCTGCTCACTTTCTGCTCTCAACAAATG ataAAACGATCAAATTGTGGAAAATCAGTGAACGAGACAAGCGGGCTGAGGGTTACAACTTGAAAGACGAAGACGGACGTCTCAGGGATCCCTTTAGAATTACCTCCCTGCGG GTACCAGTGCTGATGCCCATGGATCTCATGGTAGAAGCAAGTCCTCGGAGGGTGTTTGCCAACGCTCATACATATCATATTAATTCCATTTCTGTAAATAGCGATCATCAAACGTACCTCTCCGCTGATGACCTAAGAATTAACCTATGGCACTTGGAAATCACTGACAGAAGCTTTA ACATTGTAGACATCAAGCCTGCCAACATGGAGGAACTGACAGAGGTGATCACAGCTGCTGAGTGCCAGCCAAACCAATGCAATGTATTTGTGTACAGCAGTAGCAAAGGCACCATACGCCTCTGTGACATGCGAGCAGCAGCACTCTGCGATAGGCACACTAAGT TCTTTGAGGAGCCTGAGGATCCAAGCAGCAGGTCGTTCTTCTCTGAGATCATCTCGTCCATTTCTGACGTGAAGTTCAGTCACAGCGGGCGCTACATGATGACACGGGACTACCTCTCCGTCAAGGTGTGGGACCTCAACATGGAGAGCAGGCCAGTCGAGACATATCAg GTTCACGAATACCTTCGCAGCAAGCTCTGTTCGTTGTATGAAAATGACTGCATCTTCGACAAGTTTGAGTGCTGCTGGAACGGTAGCGACAG TGCAATCATGACTGGCTCCTACAACAACTTCTTCCGGATGTTTGACCGCAACACCAGGAAGGACATTACACTGGAGGCCTCCAGGGAGAGCAGCAAACCGCGTGGCACACTCAAACCCCGCAAAGTCTCCACTGGAGGCAAGAGGAAGAAAGACGAAATTAGTGTGGACAGCCTGGATTTCAACAAGAAGATCCTGCACACCGCCTGGCACCCCAAAGAAAATGTAATCGCTGTG